A genome region from Halarchaeum grantii includes the following:
- a CDS encoding DUF7342 family protein: MKEPRDELKADSVERQDAPDFDALTPPEDVVRGGRTRDDFFDAILTLGSPTSVEGVAERAGHGVDAAREYLEWFERMGVVTRVTESPATYERNEAYLQWRRVQRLQTEYSQDELLEFLQAATERDEAYASEFDVDAPEDVSIAAYAREHDEPVEDVWEDVSRWMTTRRRITLLERALTGADDGLAGQQSPA; this comes from the coding sequence ATGAAAGAGCCGCGCGACGAGTTGAAAGCCGACTCGGTGGAGCGACAGGACGCTCCTGATTTCGACGCGCTCACCCCGCCCGAAGACGTGGTCCGCGGCGGACGAACGCGAGACGACTTCTTCGACGCGATCCTGACGCTCGGGAGTCCGACGTCCGTCGAGGGGGTTGCGGAGCGCGCCGGGCATGGCGTGGATGCCGCGCGTGAATACTTAGAGTGGTTCGAGCGAATGGGTGTCGTCACGCGGGTGACGGAGTCGCCGGCGACGTACGAGCGCAACGAGGCGTATCTCCAGTGGCGGCGCGTGCAGCGCCTCCAAACGGAGTACTCGCAGGACGAACTGCTCGAATTCCTCCAGGCTGCGACGGAGCGTGACGAGGCATACGCAAGCGAGTTCGACGTCGACGCACCCGAGGACGTCTCGATCGCGGCGTACGCACGCGAGCACGACGAACCCGTGGAAGACGTCTGGGAGGATGTCTCACGCTGGATGACGACGCGACGACGGATCACGCTCCTCGAACGAGCGCTCACCGGCGCGGACGACGGTCTCGCTGGCCAGCAGTCCCCGGCATGA
- a CDS encoding DNA-binding protein: MPSNSSSQKIVPVDAQAFEDGERETVDDDGFTVVAETPTFQATVKEETQAKVDANHPEGIADANQERIPGVTLAQEERIKAREAELGRISAQAELGEQEGRARRTRDIAAARSAEWSREFERRAASVDRALSPDHDPREMLSQDELGMVNEQAARVAGDLDGWSRAAISRRIAQAVLDGADVPTAVLDVKQALDAAPGQVIPISRVEDVDRGEVSIDGSVTQLWEPSSAKIAQVGLLEDETGRIKFTSWEKSGMREVAEGERVRVRGASKNWYQGRVSIAFTGWTHLHFPERGRYWE; encoded by the coding sequence ATGCCCAGTAATAGTTCGAGTCAGAAGATCGTTCCGGTGGATGCACAGGCATTCGAAGATGGCGAGCGTGAGACGGTCGACGACGACGGCTTCACGGTCGTGGCGGAGACGCCGACGTTCCAGGCCACGGTCAAAGAGGAGACGCAGGCGAAGGTGGATGCGAACCACCCGGAGGGAATCGCGGACGCGAATCAAGAGCGGATTCCCGGTGTGACGCTCGCGCAGGAGGAACGCATCAAGGCGCGTGAAGCGGAGTTGGGGCGGATCAGCGCACAGGCGGAACTCGGCGAGCAGGAGGGCCGTGCCAGGCGGACGCGCGACATCGCAGCGGCGCGGAGCGCCGAGTGGAGCAGGGAGTTCGAGCGGCGGGCGGCGAGCGTGGATCGGGCGTTGAGTCCCGACCACGACCCACGCGAGATGCTCTCGCAGGACGAACTCGGGATGGTGAACGAGCAGGCGGCCAGAGTGGCGGGCGACCTCGATGGCTGGTCGCGGGCGGCGATCAGTCGGCGAATCGCGCAGGCGGTGCTCGACGGCGCGGACGTCCCCACGGCCGTCCTCGACGTGAAACAGGCGCTTGACGCCGCGCCTGGACAGGTCATTCCCATCAGTCGGGTCGAAGACGTCGACCGTGGCGAGGTGAGCATCGACGGTTCGGTCACCCAGCTGTGGGAGCCGAGTTCCGCAAAGATCGCTCAAGTCGGGTTGCTCGAGGACGAGACGGGACGGATCAAGTTCACCAGTTGGGAGAAGAGCGGGATGCGCGAGGTTGCTGAAGGCGAGCGCGTGCGTGTTCGAGGTGCCTCGAAGAACTGGTACCAAGGCCGGGTGTCCATCGCGTTCACCGGCTGGACCCACCTCCACTTCCCTGAGCGCGGGCGCTACTGGGAGTAG
- a CDS encoding orc1/cdc6 family replication initiation protein: MSDFSFTPNNSIFKNREALLEEWTPDNLVGRDEELSRYHAALQPVINNETPSNIFLYGKSGVGKTAATRYLLHTLEGDATNVEGLELTTIEVNCDGLNTSYQVGVKLVNELREPGRQISNTGYPQASVYEFLFDELDACGGTVLIVLDEVDHIDDDSLLYKLSRARSNGDIRDAKLGVIGISNDLDFRNQLSSKVRSSLCEKEVSFSAYDADELRLVLEQRERVAFHDGVLEDGVVAMCAAYGAKDSGDARKALDLLLEAGDVARESGSAVVTEAHVQKARERVQTNQVVEGIQNYSQHGKLVLYALTVLHERGETPVRTREVVDMYREVAHSEGISPVSERSVRDYLEELAQLGIASSVEYNQGKSGGKYKEHRLEQSVSAVRTGLSTLLESA; the protein is encoded by the coding sequence CTGAGCGATTTCTCGTTTACCCCAAACAACTCTATCTTCAAGAATCGGGAGGCACTGCTTGAAGAGTGGACACCAGACAATCTCGTCGGGCGTGACGAAGAGCTCAGCCGATATCACGCAGCTCTCCAGCCGGTCATCAACAACGAGACTCCCTCGAACATCTTCCTCTACGGGAAGAGCGGAGTGGGAAAGACAGCGGCCACACGCTACCTTCTCCACACGCTCGAAGGAGACGCGACCAACGTGGAAGGACTTGAGCTCACGACGATCGAGGTCAACTGTGATGGGCTGAACACGTCCTATCAGGTAGGGGTGAAACTGGTCAACGAACTCCGGGAGCCGGGACGCCAAATCTCGAACACGGGGTATCCACAGGCGAGTGTCTATGAGTTCCTCTTCGACGAACTCGACGCTTGCGGGGGAACAGTACTTATCGTCCTCGACGAAGTCGATCACATCGACGACGACTCACTGCTTTACAAATTGTCGCGTGCTCGCTCGAACGGCGATATTCGTGATGCGAAACTGGGTGTCATCGGGATCTCGAACGATTTGGACTTCCGGAATCAACTCTCCTCGAAGGTCCGATCATCGCTCTGTGAAAAGGAGGTCTCCTTCAGTGCGTACGATGCCGATGAACTCCGGCTCGTGCTCGAACAACGCGAACGGGTCGCCTTTCACGACGGTGTTCTCGAGGACGGCGTTGTCGCGATGTGTGCGGCCTACGGTGCAAAGGACTCTGGTGACGCACGAAAGGCACTGGATCTCCTTCTAGAAGCTGGTGACGTCGCTCGCGAGAGTGGATCGGCCGTCGTGACCGAAGCACACGTGCAGAAGGCTCGTGAACGCGTTCAGACGAACCAGGTTGTTGAGGGCATCCAAAACTACTCCCAACACGGAAAGCTCGTTCTGTACGCACTGACGGTGCTCCACGAGCGCGGTGAGACACCGGTACGAACACGGGAAGTCGTCGACATGTATCGGGAGGTCGCTCACTCTGAGGGCATAAGCCCAGTCTCGGAGCGCTCAGTACGTGACTATCTCGAGGAGTTGGCGCAGTTGGGAATCGCGAGCTCAGTAGAGTACAATCAGGGGAAAAGCGGTGGAAAGTACAAGGAACATCGGTTGGAGCAGTCCGTTTCCGCCGTCCGGACCGGCCTGTCGACGTTGTTAGAATCCGCTTGA
- a CDS encoding NAD-dependent epimerase/dehydratase family protein produces the protein MSLEEERVLVTGGTGFIGSYVTRQLLNEGSIVHALDNGFTGDESLVPDDVTVHQADIRELDEVVDVVEEVSPDVLIHLAAIHFIPYCNENPEDAFDVNVMGTRNVLEAARGLDGLKRVVNTSSAAVYAPDPGPHVETEGIGPMDIYGRTKLVAEDEARLFNADTGVPTASARLFNVYGTRETNSHLIPAILEQLEGGSRSVDLGNLSPARDFIYASDIASALITLASEFNGEYRAYNVGTGTEHSVREVVEAVRDALGEEITIEQDEERVRESDRPHLKADITRLTGEFDWEPTYELREGLAKVLAEEDI, from the coding sequence ATGTCGCTTGAAGAAGAACGAGTCCTCGTCACGGGGGGAACTGGATTCATCGGGTCGTACGTAACGCGTCAGCTGCTCAATGAGGGATCTATCGTTCATGCACTCGACAATGGGTTTACTGGCGACGAGAGCCTCGTCCCCGATGATGTTACGGTTCATCAAGCGGATATCCGAGAGTTAGATGAAGTAGTGGATGTCGTCGAAGAGGTCTCGCCAGATGTCCTAATTCACCTCGCGGCGATCCACTTCATTCCGTACTGCAACGAGAACCCCGAAGATGCGTTCGACGTGAACGTAATGGGGACTCGAAATGTCTTAGAGGCAGCGCGTGGTCTTGACGGCCTGAAGAGGGTTGTTAACACGTCCTCAGCCGCAGTCTACGCTCCGGATCCTGGTCCACACGTCGAGACGGAAGGGATCGGGCCAATGGATATCTACGGCCGGACGAAACTCGTTGCGGAAGACGAAGCACGATTATTCAACGCCGATACAGGTGTTCCCACGGCGTCCGCGCGGCTCTTCAACGTCTACGGAACGCGCGAGACGAACAGTCACCTCATTCCGGCAATTCTGGAACAGCTCGAAGGTGGTTCTCGAAGCGTTGATCTCGGGAATCTGTCTCCTGCCCGTGACTTCATCTATGCGAGCGATATCGCGAGTGCGCTCATCACGCTCGCCAGTGAGTTCAATGGAGAATACCGTGCATATAACGTTGGCACCGGAACGGAGCACTCTGTTCGTGAAGTTGTTGAGGCCGTCAGAGACGCGTTAGGCGAGGAAATCACCATCGAGCAAGACGAAGAACGTGTTCGTGAAAGTGATCGCCCCCATCTCAAGGCGGACATCACGCGCTTGACGGGCGAATTTGACTGGGAGCCGACGTACGAGCTTCGGGAAGGACTCGCGAAGGTCCTGGCTGAGGAAGATATCTAA
- a CDS encoding glycosyltransferase family 4 protein, giving the protein MCSKYSVSSLRIGFVYDAVYPWEKGGAQKRIRELATRLAEDHEVHLFGMKYWEGPDRMKKDGIVYHGVCEPYELYTDGRRSIAQAIKFAAALTKPLLRENLDVVDCQQFPYFPVFTSKAHELVRQSELVVTWYEVWDDYWYDYLGPVGLGGKAVERATLKLGNTVIPISDYIADDLAKLGKTENVHVVENGVDYDALQEIPAADADWDIVYVGRLSEHKRVEHLLQAVDIISSRRGSDLNVCIVGDGPERDDLERQARDYGVDDQVEFLGFVEADEDVIANIKAAKMFVLPSIREGFPNTILESNACGVPSIVVDHPENGSTAVVDDGVTGFVVDPTPEAIADRVEEILADPNLQEQLSDGAREYGQAHDWSNIVTELEEVYLNTLN; this is encoded by the coding sequence ATGTGCTCGAAGTACTCGGTTAGCTCACTCCGTATCGGTTTCGTATACGATGCAGTCTATCCGTGGGAGAAAGGAGGTGCCCAGAAACGAATTCGTGAGCTCGCGACACGGCTAGCAGAAGACCACGAGGTCCACCTGTTTGGGATGAAGTATTGGGAAGGACCTGATCGGATGAAGAAGGATGGGATAGTCTATCACGGGGTTTGCGAGCCCTACGAACTCTATACAGACGGTCGGCGATCAATAGCGCAAGCAATTAAGTTTGCAGCCGCATTGACGAAGCCACTGCTTCGTGAGAACCTCGATGTCGTCGACTGCCAGCAATTCCCGTACTTCCCCGTGTTCACGTCGAAGGCACATGAATTAGTTCGGCAGTCGGAACTCGTCGTGACGTGGTATGAGGTGTGGGATGACTACTGGTACGACTACCTCGGACCAGTAGGACTGGGAGGGAAAGCCGTCGAGCGCGCAACACTAAAGCTCGGGAATACGGTGATTCCAATCTCAGACTACATCGCAGACGACTTAGCCAAACTCGGAAAAACAGAGAACGTCCACGTCGTCGAGAACGGTGTCGACTACGATGCACTTCAAGAGATTCCAGCCGCAGACGCGGACTGGGATATCGTGTATGTCGGGCGACTCTCGGAACACAAGCGCGTTGAGCACCTTTTGCAGGCTGTCGATATCATCTCTTCTCGACGCGGGTCCGATCTAAACGTTTGTATAGTTGGGGATGGACCAGAGCGTGACGACCTGGAACGGCAAGCCCGTGATTACGGTGTTGACGATCAAGTCGAGTTCCTCGGATTCGTCGAGGCCGATGAGGACGTGATCGCGAATATCAAGGCCGCGAAGATGTTCGTCCTTCCGTCGATCCGTGAGGGATTCCCCAATACGATCTTGGAGTCGAACGCATGCGGCGTTCCGAGCATCGTCGTAGACCACCCGGAGAACGGATCGACCGCTGTCGTCGACGATGGCGTGACTGGATTCGTAGTAGACCCAACTCCCGAAGCAATCGCCGATCGAGTGGAAGAGATACTGGCAGACCCCAATCTTCAGGAGCAATTGTCAGATGGGGCCCGGGAGTACGGACAGGCACATGACTGGAGCAATATCGTAACTGAGCTTGAAGAAGTATATCTAAATACGTTGAATTAA
- a CDS encoding glycosyltransferase family 4 protein, producing the protein MKIIQTPARFPPSVGGVEQYTYILSKKLVERGHEVTVVCAKEPEDALSREIYEGIDVVRLDYTGKIAQTNLTQRLPVELYREIRDADIVHTHLPTPWTADVSVAIAKICGTPSVITYHNDIRGDGIASHVANIYNKTVMQATLAWTDRIITTQESYFENSNIPERLEDKTVTIRNGVDVERFQPQDVDDDTARELGFDTEKTNLFFLSVLDEYHDYKGLENLLEAMQHLPDKYHLVVGGDGSKRGYYEQKVTDLGVGGQVTFAGYIPDETLPRYYNVADMFVLPSTSSEQEGFGLVALEALSCGTPVITTDIVGVSSEIKTQDVGKIIPPDDVSSLTSAITAVSMSPKGSIEKRGRHICVSSYSWQTIADDLLDLFNEVRS; encoded by the coding sequence ATGAAAATCATCCAGACACCAGCACGTTTTCCACCATCAGTTGGTGGCGTCGAACAGTATACCTATATCCTCTCGAAAAAGCTTGTCGAGCGTGGACACGAGGTCACCGTCGTCTGTGCCAAAGAACCAGAAGACGCCCTTTCACGGGAAATCTACGAGGGTATCGACGTCGTTCGACTTGACTACACGGGGAAGATTGCCCAAACGAACCTCACTCAGCGACTTCCCGTCGAACTGTATCGCGAGATTCGCGACGCCGATATCGTACACACACACCTTCCGACACCGTGGACTGCCGACGTGAGTGTTGCCATCGCGAAGATCTGTGGGACTCCCTCCGTTATAACGTACCACAACGACATTCGAGGCGACGGAATCGCGTCACACGTCGCCAACATCTACAACAAGACTGTCATGCAGGCGACGCTCGCGTGGACTGACCGGATCATCACAACCCAGGAGTCGTACTTCGAGAACTCCAACATCCCCGAGCGGCTTGAGGACAAGACTGTGACGATACGGAACGGGGTCGACGTTGAGCGGTTCCAGCCGCAGGACGTTGACGACGACACTGCGAGAGAACTTGGATTCGACACGGAGAAGACGAACCTGTTCTTCCTCAGCGTCCTTGACGAATATCACGACTACAAAGGGCTAGAGAATCTTCTTGAAGCGATGCAGCACCTTCCCGACAAGTACCACCTCGTAGTCGGTGGTGATGGATCCAAACGTGGCTACTACGAACAAAAAGTAACTGATCTTGGAGTTGGTGGTCAGGTTACGTTTGCGGGGTACATTCCTGATGAGACGCTTCCCCGGTATTATAACGTGGCGGATATGTTCGTTCTCCCGTCTACATCTAGTGAGCAGGAAGGGTTTGGCTTGGTTGCACTGGAAGCGCTTTCATGTGGGACACCAGTAATTACGACTGATATTGTCGGGGTTTCATCGGAGATCAAAACTCAGGACGTCGGGAAAATCATTCCACCAGACGACGTTTCTTCGCTCACTAGTGCGATCACAGCCGTTTCAATGAGCCCTAAAGGCTCTATAGAAAAACGTGGGAGACACATCTGTGTCTCGTCATACTCTTGGCAAACTATTGCTGACGATTTACTAGACCTATTTAATGAGGTCCGCAGCTAA
- a CDS encoding helix-turn-helix domain-containing protein — MVNEEFRPNERQEAILRVLKEGRDEGRPWGYGNPKRFEEELGIRRQYVNRALRGLVDAGWVEKANRGLYRFVVDPREE; from the coding sequence ATGGTCAACGAGGAGTTCCGGCCCAACGAACGCCAAGAGGCGATCCTACGCGTCCTCAAAGAAGGACGCGACGAAGGACGACCGTGGGGCTACGGGAACCCAAAGAGATTCGAAGAAGAATTGGGGATTCGACGGCAGTACGTGAACCGGGCGCTACGTGGGCTCGTCGACGCCGGGTGGGTTGAGAAAGCGAATCGTGGACTGTATCGGTTCGTCGTTGACCCGCGAGAAGAATGA